A DNA window from Citrobacter tructae contains the following coding sequences:
- the ycgR gene encoding flagellar brake protein YcgR: MSNYHEQFLKQNPLAVLGVLRDLNSQQIPLRISWSGGQFISKILAVSPDELIMDFGSQEYENQAVQRASQISIIAETQGAKVEFTLPQLTKGEYQRLPAFVSSLPPALWFVQRREYFRIGAPLHPPYHCTAKMPDNSILRFRLFDLSLGGMGALLEETKPEGLVEGMRFSQVELNMEQWGVYHVDAQLISISERKVIDGKNETITTPRLSFRFLNVSPAVERNLQRIIFSLEREAREKSNKVRE, from the coding sequence GCAGCAGATCCCACTGCGTATCTCCTGGTCAGGTGGGCAGTTCATCAGCAAAATTCTCGCGGTGAGCCCGGACGAATTGATCATGGATTTTGGCAGCCAGGAATATGAAAACCAGGCCGTTCAGCGGGCCAGCCAGATCTCGATCATCGCCGAAACGCAAGGGGCCAAGGTCGAGTTCACTCTGCCACAGCTTACGAAGGGTGAATATCAACGGCTACCGGCATTTGTCTCGTCGCTGCCGCCTGCGCTGTGGTTTGTCCAGCGTCGGGAATATTTCCGTATTGGTGCTCCGCTGCATCCGCCCTATCACTGCACGGCAAAAATGCCAGATAACAGCATTCTGCGTTTTCGTTTATTCGATTTATCTCTCGGCGGGATGGGCGCATTGTTAGAAGAGACAAAACCAGAGGGACTGGTGGAAGGCATGCGCTTCTCGCAAGTTGAACTGAATATGGAGCAATGGGGGGTTTACCACGTTGACGCCCAGCTTATATCCATTAGCGAACGCAAGGTGATCGACGGGAAAAATGAAACCATCACCACTCCCCGCCTGAGCTTCCGTTTTCTCAACGTCAGCCCGGCGGTGGAGCGAAACTTACAGCGGATTATTTTTTCACTCGAGCGTGAAGCCCGGGAGAAATCCAATAAGGTACGCGAGTAG
- the emtA gene encoding membrane-bound lytic murein transglycosylase EmtA — translation MKLRWFAFLVVLLAGCSSKQDYKNPPWNAEVPVKRAMQWMPISEKAGAAWGVSPQLITAIIAIESGGNPNAVSKSNAVGLMQLKASTSGRDVYRRMGWSGEPSTSELKNPERNISMGAAYLNILETGPLAGIEDPQVMQYALVVSYANGAGALLRTFSSDRKKAINKINDLSPDEFIEHVADNHPAPQAPRYIWKLQQALDAM, via the coding sequence GTGAAATTGAGATGGTTTGCTTTTTTGGTTGTATTACTTGCGGGCTGTAGTTCAAAACAAGATTACAAAAATCCGCCATGGAATGCTGAAGTTCCGGTTAAACGCGCAATGCAATGGATGCCGATCAGTGAAAAAGCCGGCGCGGCCTGGGGGGTAAGCCCACAATTGATTACGGCCATCATCGCCATTGAATCGGGCGGAAACCCGAATGCGGTCAGTAAATCTAACGCCGTGGGGCTGATGCAGCTCAAAGCCTCCACTTCAGGGCGTGATGTGTACCGTCGTATGGGGTGGAGCGGAGAGCCGTCGACCAGTGAGTTGAAAAACCCTGAGCGCAATATCTCGATGGGCGCGGCGTACCTGAATATTCTCGAAACCGGACCGCTGGCCGGCATCGAAGACCCACAGGTTATGCAATATGCGCTAGTGGTGTCGTATGCCAACGGTGCGGGAGCGCTGCTGCGGACATTCTCCTCTGACAGGAAAAAAGCCATTAATAAAATCAACGATCTCAGCCCGGATGAGTTTATTGAGCATGTCGCTGATAATCATCCGGCACCGCAGGCTCCGCGCTATATCTGGAAACTTCAGCAAGCGCTGGATGCTATGTAG
- the ldcA gene encoding muramoyltetrapeptide carboxypeptidase, translating to MSRFHLIAPSGYCINQQAALRGLSRLTEAGHQVDNSAVIARRCQRFAGTEAERLADVNSLVNLKTPNTIVMPVRGGYGASRLLGDINWQALAARQQQDPLLICGHSDFTAIQCGLLAQGNVITFSGPMLAANFGAEEMNAFTEHHFWRALRNAQFTIDWQGDGPDCATEGTLWGGNLAMLISLIGTPWMPTIDNGILVLEDINEHPFRIERMLLQLYHAGILARQNAIILGSFSGSAPNDYDAGYNLDEVCTFLRSRLSVPLISGLDFGHEQRTVTLPLGAKAVLKNVKNSSQLTLTGHPVLKS from the coding sequence ATGTCCCGGTTTCACTTAATTGCCCCTTCGGGCTACTGTATCAACCAGCAAGCGGCATTACGCGGGCTTTCGCGTCTTACTGAGGCCGGTCATCAGGTCGACAATTCAGCGGTCATTGCGCGCCGTTGCCAGCGTTTTGCGGGCACAGAAGCAGAACGGCTGGCAGATGTGAACTCACTCGTTAATCTGAAAACACCCAATACCATTGTGATGCCGGTACGCGGCGGGTACGGCGCCAGCCGTTTATTGGGCGATATTAACTGGCAGGCGCTGGCAGCCCGTCAACAACAAGATCCGCTACTTATCTGCGGACACAGTGATTTTACGGCGATTCAGTGCGGGCTGCTGGCACAAGGCAACGTTATCACCTTCAGCGGCCCGATGCTGGCAGCAAACTTCGGTGCCGAGGAGATGAACGCCTTTACCGAGCATCATTTCTGGCGGGCGTTGCGCAATGCGCAATTTACGATTGACTGGCAGGGTGATGGCCCGGACTGTGCCACCGAAGGGACACTGTGGGGCGGAAATCTGGCGATGCTCATTTCGCTGATTGGCACCCCGTGGATGCCGACCATTGATAACGGTATTTTAGTGCTGGAAGACATTAACGAGCATCCGTTTCGCATCGAGCGCATGCTGTTACAACTGTACCACGCGGGGATTTTAGCCCGTCAGAACGCCATTATTCTCGGCAGCTTTAGCGGCAGCGCGCCGAACGATTATGACGCGGGGTACAATCTGGATGAAGTCTGTACGTTTTTGCGCTCCAGACTGTCGGTACCGTTGATTAGCGGCCTCGATTTTGGTCATGAGCAACGCACTGTCACGCTCCCGCTGGGGGCGAAAGCGGTGCTGAAAAACGTTAAAAATAGCAGCCAGCTCACCTTAACCGGGCATCCGGTACTGAAATCGTAA